GGCGCACGGCCTCGCGGTCGCGAACGTCCAGGCGTCCGTCGCTGCACACCTGATCGACCAGCTGCCGATGCGCGGGGATGCGCCGCTGCGGGAGCTGTCCACCACGCTGCACAACCTGTCGGACACCAGCCGGGCCACGCTCCATGAGCTGCGTGCGGTGCTGGACGTGCTTCATGGGGGCGAGGGCGAGCCGACCGAGCCGGCGCCCCACCTCGGCGAGCTGCAGCGGCTGGTGGACATGGCCGAGGTGGCTGATGTCCGGGTCGACGTGGAGGCTGACGGGCTCCCGGACGAGCTGCCGTCGACAGTGTCCGTCGTGGCCTATCGGATCATCCAGGAGTCGCTCACCAATGTCATTCGACACTCGACGGCCAAGCACGCCACCGTCCGCCTCGACCAGGACGGCAACCAGCTGCGGATCGCGGTCGTCGATCACGGGCCCGCGCGACCGAGTTCAGCCGCGACGCCGGCCGGCTTCGGGATCGCCGGGATGACCGGGCGAGCGCAGGCCGTCGGAGGCGAGCTGTCCGCCGGGCCGGGGGAGTCCGGTCGATTCGAGGTACGGGCCAGCCTGCCGATACCGGAGGTCTGGCGGGTGCCGTCGTGATCCGGGTCCTGCTCGCCGACGATCAGGCTCTGGTGCGCGGCGCGTTCGCACTGTTGGTCAGCTCCACCGACGGCATGGAAGTTGTCGGGGAGGCTGGCACCGGCGACGAGGCGGTGACACTGGCCCGGGATCTGCTCCCCGACGTCGTCCTGATGGACATCAGGATGCCCAACATGGACGGCATCGAGGCGACGCGGCAGATCGTCGCCGACGATCGATCGAGCGGCAGCAAGGTGCTGATCCTGACCACGTTCGAGACGGACATCAACGTGCTGCGCGGTCTTCGCGCGGGGGCGTCTGGATTCCTGCCCAAGGACACCCGTCCGGACGCGCTGCTGGACGCCATCCGCACGGTCGCGGCGGGGGAGGCGCTGCTCTCGCCCGGCGCCACCAGGGCGGTCATCACCCGCGCGCTGAGTCACCCCGACGCCCCTGCACCTGAGCGACTGGCCAGCCTGACGGCGCGCGAACGCGAGGTGCTTCGGCTGATCGCCTCGGGCCGAAGCAACCGGGAGATCGCACACGAGCTGGTCGTCAGCCCCCTGACCGCCAAGACGCACGTGAGCCGGATCCTCGCGAAGATGGGCGCTCGCGACCGGGTCCACCTCGTGATCGCCGCCTACGAAGCGGGTCTTCTCTAGGACCTGAGCCGTTCGGTGGGATCACCTCGTGGGCTCCAGCCGGACGATGATGCTCTTCGACGCGGGCTCGTTGCTGATCGGGTCCACATGGTCCAGGGGGACCAGCACGTTGGTCTCGGGGTAGTAGGCGGCGGCGCAGCCGCGAGGGGTCGGGTAGGAGACGACCTGGTAGCCGGCCGCGCGGCGTTCCACCCCGTCCGGCCAGACCGACACCACATCGACCTCGTCCCGCTCAGCCAGGCCGAGCTCGGTGAGGTCCTCGGGATTGACCATCACCACCTGGCGGCTGCCATGGATGCCCCGGTAGCGGTCGTTGCTGGTGTACGGCACGGTGTTCCACTGGTCGTGGGAGCGCAGCGTCTGCAGCACGAGGTGCCCCTGGGGCGCCCGCGGAGCGTCCCCGGTGTTGCTGGTGAACACGGCCTTGCCGACCGGGGTGGGGAAGACTCCCTCGTTCACCGGGTTGGGCAACGGGATGCCACCGGGGCGGGCGACGCGAGCGTTGAAGTCGTGGAAGCCCGGGACGACCCGGGAGATCCGGTCCCGGACGGTGCCGTAGTCGGCCTCGAACGTCTCCCACGGGATGTCGTGCCTGGAGCCGAGCGTCTGTCGGGCGAGCCGGCTCAGGATGGCGACCTCGCTGAGCAGCACGCGTGAGGACGGTTCCAGCCGTCCGCGCGAGGTGTGCACGACGCTCATGGAGTTCTCGACCGTGACGAACTGCTCTCCCGTGGACTGGACGTCGTGCTCGGTGCGTCCGAGTGTCGGCAGGATGAGCGCGGTGTCCCCGCAGACCACGTGGGAGCGGTTGAGCTTGGTCGAGATCTGGGCGGTGAGCCGGCACTGCCGGATCGCCGCCTCGGTGAAGTCACTGTCCGGGGCGGCGCGGACGAAGTTGCCCGCCACGCCCACGAACAGCTTCACCTTGCCCTCGTGCATGGCGCGAATGGCGTTCACCGAGTCGAGTCCGTGGTGCCGTGGCGGGTCGAAGCCGAACTCCTCCTGCAGTGCGTCGAGGAACCCGTCGGGCATCTGCTCCCAGACCCCCATCGTGCGGTCGCCCTGGACGTTGCTGTGCCCCCGCACCGGGCACGCGCCGG
Above is a genomic segment from Aeromicrobium chenweiae containing:
- a CDS encoding sensor histidine kinase, with the translated sequence MADRLLAAGSFVLGIGIALTLESVDFDGERRVDLGAIALLGAMSVPLLARRRWPILVVLAVVAVSTPYHLLDYPHEATMAASLVAAFTAARYSEPQRRAVAALVAVAAVTVPVLADEASGGSGDALLGAGWLFMAFFAGLTVRFHQNWRAAVDARLEQERADEVERRVAEERVLIAAELHDVLAHGLAVANVQASVAAHLIDQLPMRGDAPLRELSTTLHNLSDTSRATLHELRAVLDVLHGGEGEPTEPAPHLGELQRLVDMAEVADVRVDVEADGLPDELPSTVSVVAYRIIQESLTNVIRHSTAKHATVRLDQDGNQLRIAVVDHGPARPSSAATPAGFGIAGMTGRAQAVGGELSAGPGESGRFEVRASLPIPEVWRVPS
- a CDS encoding response regulator, with product MIRVLLADDQALVRGAFALLVSSTDGMEVVGEAGTGDEAVTLARDLLPDVVLMDIRMPNMDGIEATRQIVADDRSSGSKVLILTTFETDINVLRGLRAGASGFLPKDTRPDALLDAIRTVAAGEALLSPGATRAVITRALSHPDAPAPERLASLTAREREVLRLIASGRSNREIAHELVVSPLTAKTHVSRILAKMGARDRVHLVIAAYEAGLL